The following coding sequences lie in one Brienomyrus brachyistius isolate T26 unplaced genomic scaffold, BBRACH_0.4 scaffold27, whole genome shotgun sequence genomic window:
- the LOC125720881 gene encoding eukaryotic translation initiation factor 5-like isoform X2: protein MSVNVNRSVSDQFYRYKMPRLIAKVEGKGNGIKTVIVNMVDIAKALNRPPTYPTKFFGCELGAQTQFDTKNDRYIVNGSHEANKLQDMLDGFIRRFVLCSECDNPETDLHINPKKQTIAISCKACGYRGMLDTRHKLCTFVLKNPPESDTGSVKKEKEKKNRKKDRESSNGGETGNNEINAPDVVDGDDDDDDWAEETTEEAQRRRMEEISNHAKNLTLSDDLDKTLEERVNLFYSFVKQKKDSGTIGSADKEILAEAERLDVKAMGPLILSELLFDENIRDQIKMYKRHFLRFCHDNKKAQKYLLGGFECVVKLHQAQLLPRIPILLKDMYDADLLAEDVILAWAEKVSKKYISKELAKEIHAKAAPFIKWLKEAEEESEGSEQEEDVENVEVVYSSSARELKMETVKPEELDKEDYDIDIDAI, encoded by the exons ATGTCTGTCAACGTGAACCGCAGTGTGTCAGACCAATTCTACCGGTATAAAATGCCCCGTCTGATTGCTAAG GTGGAGGGTAAAGGGAATGGCATTAAGACGGTCATAGTCAACATGGTCGACATCGCAAAGGCATTGAACAGGCCTCCAACAT ATCCCACCAAGTTCTTTGGCTGCGAGCTGGGTGCCCAGACTCAGTTTGACACAAAGAATGACCGTTACATCGTTAATGGGTCTCACGAGGCGAACAAGCTGCAGGACATGCTGGATGGATTTATCCGCAGATTTGTGCTGTGCTCAGAGTGCGACAATCCTGAAACTGATCTG CATATCAACCCAAAGAAGCAGACCATAGCCATCTCCTGCAAGGCCTGTGGCTACCGTGGTATGCTGGACACAAGGCATAAGCTCTGCACATTCGTCCTGAAGAATCCACCTG AGAGCGACACCGGATCTGTCAAAAAAGAGAAGGAGAAAAAGAACCGCAAGAAGGACCGGGAGAGCTCCAATGGTGGCGAAACAGGAAATAATGAGATTAATGCCCCAGATGTGGTG GAtggagatgatgatgatgatgactggGCTGAAGAGACCACAGAGGAGGCACAGCGACGTAGGATGGAAGAGATCAGCAATCATGCCAAGAATCTGACCTTAAGTGATGATCTGGACAAGACTTTGGAGGAACGAGTCAATTTGTTCTACAGTTTTGTCAAG CAAAAGAAGGACAGTGGTACTATTGGTTCCGCTGATAAGGAAATCCTGGCAGAGGCTGAGCGCCTGGACGTGAAGGCAATGGGCCCACTGATCCTGAGCGAGCTGCTCTTTGATGAGAACATCCGTGACCAGATCAAGATGTACAAGCGCCACTTCTTGCGG TTCTGTCATGACAACAAGAAGGCTCAGAAGTACCTGCTGGGTGGCTTCGAGTGTGTGGTAAAGCTGCACCAGGCCCAGCTGCTGCCACGCATTCCCATCCTGCTGAAAGACATGTATGATGCCGACCTGCTGGCTGAAGATGTCATCTTGGCCTGGGCCGAAAAG GTGTCCAAAAAGTACATCTCTAAGGAGCTTGCTAAAGAGATCCATGCCAAAGCAGCTCCCTTTATCAAGTGGCTGAAGGAGGCTGAGGAGGAGTCCGAGGGCAGTGAGCAGGAGGAAGATGTGGAGAATGTGGAG GTTGTTTACTCCTCCTCGGCCCGTGAGCTGAAGATGGAGACGGTGaaaccagaggagctggacaagGAGGATTATGACATTGACATTGATGCCATTTAG
- the LOC125720881 gene encoding eukaryotic translation initiation factor 5-like isoform X1, with the protein MSVNVNRSVSDQFYRYKMPRLIAKVEGKGNGIKTVIVNMVDIAKALNRPPTYPTKFFGCELGAQTQFDTKNDRYIVNGSHEANKLQDMLDGFIRRFVLCSECDNPETDLHINPKKQTIAISCKACGYRGMLDTRHKLCTFVLKNPPESDTGSVKKEKEKKNRKKDRESSNGGETGNNEINAPDVVQDGDDDDDDWAEETTEEAQRRRMEEISNHAKNLTLSDDLDKTLEERVNLFYSFVKQKKDSGTIGSADKEILAEAERLDVKAMGPLILSELLFDENIRDQIKMYKRHFLRFCHDNKKAQKYLLGGFECVVKLHQAQLLPRIPILLKDMYDADLLAEDVILAWAEKVSKKYISKELAKEIHAKAAPFIKWLKEAEEESEGSEQEEDVENVEVVYSSSARELKMETVKPEELDKEDYDIDIDAI; encoded by the exons ATGTCTGTCAACGTGAACCGCAGTGTGTCAGACCAATTCTACCGGTATAAAATGCCCCGTCTGATTGCTAAG GTGGAGGGTAAAGGGAATGGCATTAAGACGGTCATAGTCAACATGGTCGACATCGCAAAGGCATTGAACAGGCCTCCAACAT ATCCCACCAAGTTCTTTGGCTGCGAGCTGGGTGCCCAGACTCAGTTTGACACAAAGAATGACCGTTACATCGTTAATGGGTCTCACGAGGCGAACAAGCTGCAGGACATGCTGGATGGATTTATCCGCAGATTTGTGCTGTGCTCAGAGTGCGACAATCCTGAAACTGATCTG CATATCAACCCAAAGAAGCAGACCATAGCCATCTCCTGCAAGGCCTGTGGCTACCGTGGTATGCTGGACACAAGGCATAAGCTCTGCACATTCGTCCTGAAGAATCCACCTG AGAGCGACACCGGATCTGTCAAAAAAGAGAAGGAGAAAAAGAACCGCAAGAAGGACCGGGAGAGCTCCAATGGTGGCGAAACAGGAAATAATGAGATTAATGCCCCAGATGTGGTG CAGGAtggagatgatgatgatgatgactggGCTGAAGAGACCACAGAGGAGGCACAGCGACGTAGGATGGAAGAGATCAGCAATCATGCCAAGAATCTGACCTTAAGTGATGATCTGGACAAGACTTTGGAGGAACGAGTCAATTTGTTCTACAGTTTTGTCAAG CAAAAGAAGGACAGTGGTACTATTGGTTCCGCTGATAAGGAAATCCTGGCAGAGGCTGAGCGCCTGGACGTGAAGGCAATGGGCCCACTGATCCTGAGCGAGCTGCTCTTTGATGAGAACATCCGTGACCAGATCAAGATGTACAAGCGCCACTTCTTGCGG TTCTGTCATGACAACAAGAAGGCTCAGAAGTACCTGCTGGGTGGCTTCGAGTGTGTGGTAAAGCTGCACCAGGCCCAGCTGCTGCCACGCATTCCCATCCTGCTGAAAGACATGTATGATGCCGACCTGCTGGCTGAAGATGTCATCTTGGCCTGGGCCGAAAAG GTGTCCAAAAAGTACATCTCTAAGGAGCTTGCTAAAGAGATCCATGCCAAAGCAGCTCCCTTTATCAAGTGGCTGAAGGAGGCTGAGGAGGAGTCCGAGGGCAGTGAGCAGGAGGAAGATGTGGAGAATGTGGAG GTTGTTTACTCCTCCTCGGCCCGTGAGCTGAAGATGGAGACGGTGaaaccagaggagctggacaagGAGGATTATGACATTGACATTGATGCCATTTAG